From Streptomyces sp. HUAS MG91, the proteins below share one genomic window:
- a CDS encoding SDR family NAD(P)-dependent oxidoreductase produces the protein MGKLDGRVVLITGAARGQGEKEARLFAAEGAKVVLADVLDDQGEAVAKEIGGHFVHLDVSKEEDWGAAARAAKDAFGKIDGLVNNAGILRFNELTSTPLEEFQQIMNVNQVGAFLGIKTIAPEIAAAGGGSIVNTSSFTGITGMALVGAYAASKHAIVGLTRVAALELAAKKIRVNAVCPGAIDTAMSNPAQLDPGGDIQAGTEALDELYRKLVPLGRVGRPEEVARLALFLTAEEDSAYITGQPFVVDGGWLAGVSII, from the coding sequence TCGCCGCCGAGGGGGCGAAGGTCGTCCTCGCGGATGTCCTCGACGATCAGGGGGAGGCCGTCGCCAAGGAGATCGGCGGTCACTTCGTCCACCTCGACGTCAGCAAGGAGGAGGACTGGGGCGCTGCGGCGCGCGCCGCCAAGGACGCCTTCGGGAAGATCGACGGGCTGGTCAACAACGCGGGCATCCTGCGCTTCAACGAACTGACCAGCACCCCGCTGGAGGAGTTCCAGCAGATCATGAACGTCAATCAGGTCGGCGCCTTCCTCGGGATCAAGACCATCGCCCCCGAGATCGCCGCCGCGGGCGGCGGGTCGATCGTGAACACCTCCTCGTTCACCGGGATCACGGGCATGGCGCTGGTCGGCGCGTACGCCGCGAGCAAGCACGCCATCGTCGGGCTCACCCGGGTCGCCGCCCTGGAGCTCGCGGCCAAGAAGATCCGCGTCAACGCCGTCTGCCCGGGCGCCATCGACACCGCGATGAGCAACCCCGCCCAGCTCGACCCGGGCGGCGACATCCAGGCCGGCACCGAGGCCCTCGACGAGCTGTACCGCAAGCTCGTGCCGCTCGGCCGGGTCGGCAGGCCCGAGGAGGTCGCGCGGCTCGCGCTGTTCCTCACCGCCGAGGAGGACTCCGCGTACATCACCGGGCAGCCGTTCGTCGTCGACGGCGGCTGGCTCGCCGGGGTCAGCATCATCTAG
- a CDS encoding LLM class flavin-dependent oxidoreductase: MEFGLFVQGYVGKQALTDPTAEHRALMNETEYVIQADKSGFKYAWASEHHFLEEYSHLSANDVFLGYLAHATDRIHLGSGIFNPLAQVNHPVKVAEKVAMMDHLSEGRFEFGSGRGAGSHEILGFIPGVTDMNYTKEIWEETIAEFPKMWLQDEYVGFQGKHWSLPPRKIFPKPHGTSHPAMWYAAGSPPSYAMAARKGLGVLGFSVQKVSDMEWVLEQYKTAIQDPDPIGDFVNDNVMVTSTAICAETHDKAVDIAVSGGLNYLQSLVFRYHDTFPRPEGIPEWPEVLPEYNREIIELLIAEELMICGDPGEVLQQCKRWEQAGADQLSFGLPIGISHEDTLNSIKLIGEHVIPKIDTDPVHRTTRFRSAA, encoded by the coding sequence TTGGAATTCGGGCTCTTTGTACAGGGATACGTGGGCAAGCAGGCGCTGACCGACCCCACCGCCGAGCACCGCGCGCTCATGAACGAGACCGAGTACGTCATCCAGGCGGACAAGTCCGGCTTCAAGTACGCCTGGGCGTCCGAGCACCACTTCCTGGAGGAGTACTCGCACCTCTCGGCGAACGACGTGTTCCTCGGGTACCTGGCGCACGCGACCGACCGGATCCACCTCGGCTCCGGCATCTTCAACCCGCTGGCCCAGGTGAACCATCCGGTGAAGGTCGCCGAGAAGGTCGCCATGATGGACCACCTCAGCGAGGGGCGGTTCGAGTTCGGCAGCGGGCGCGGCGCCGGCAGCCACGAGATCCTCGGCTTCATCCCTGGTGTGACGGACATGAACTACACCAAGGAGATCTGGGAAGAGACCATCGCCGAGTTCCCGAAGATGTGGCTCCAGGACGAGTACGTCGGGTTCCAGGGCAAGCACTGGTCGCTGCCGCCGCGCAAGATCTTCCCCAAGCCGCACGGCACGTCGCACCCCGCCATGTGGTACGCGGCCGGGTCCCCGCCCTCGTACGCGATGGCCGCCAGGAAGGGGCTCGGCGTGCTCGGCTTCAGCGTCCAGAAGGTCTCGGACATGGAGTGGGTCCTTGAGCAGTACAAGACCGCCATCCAGGACCCGGACCCCATCGGTGACTTCGTCAACGACAACGTCATGGTGACGTCGACGGCCATCTGTGCCGAGACCCATGACAAGGCCGTCGACATCGCGGTGAGCGGCGGGCTCAACTACCTCCAGTCGCTGGTCTTCCGGTACCACGACACGTTCCCGCGGCCCGAGGGCATTCCCGAGTGGCCCGAGGTCCTTCCCGAGTACAACCGGGAGATCATCGAACTCCTCATCGCCGAGGAGCTGATGATCTGCGGTGACCCGGGCGAGGTGCTTCAGCAGTGCAAGCGCTGGGAGCAGGCCGGGGCCGACCAGCTCTCCTTCGGGCTGCCGATCGGGATCTCGCACGAGGACACGCTGAACTCGATCAAGCTCATCGGGGAGCATGTGATCCCGAAGATCGACACGGATCCGGTGCATCGGACGACCCGGTTCCGGTCGGCCGCGTAG